In Crinalium epipsammum PCC 9333, the following are encoded in one genomic region:
- the rimI gene encoding ribosomal protein S18-alanine N-acetyltransferase, whose protein sequence is MSFLELKPLKAEQLPAVVELDQLCFGGHWTLDGYRRELESSSSHFLTVCLSSKSVDCKSQSNYDLETSNNSQSGQLTAQQSNALNSNSLGVATRTEAEIPSQLIGLGCFWSILEEAHITLLAVNPEYQNQGLGKLLFYGLLYLAHQQGLERATLEVRVSNQTALYLYKKFGFQEVGKRRRYYQDTGEDAVILWRNHLATAEFNKILMAWQQEIKANLDTKGWNLLIADPRFQNNKEF, encoded by the coding sequence GTGTCTTTTTTAGAACTTAAACCACTAAAAGCTGAACAGCTTCCAGCCGTAGTCGAGCTTGACCAACTTTGTTTCGGTGGTCATTGGACTTTAGACGGTTATCGACGAGAGTTGGAAAGTAGTAGCAGTCATTTCCTGACTGTATGCTTAAGCTCTAAGAGCGTTGATTGCAAGAGCCAAAGTAACTACGATCTTGAAACCTCTAATAATTCTCAATCAGGGCAGCTAACCGCACAACAAAGCAACGCCTTAAATTCCAATTCATTGGGCGTAGCAACGCGTACTGAAGCAGAAATCCCATCTCAATTAATTGGTTTAGGCTGTTTTTGGTCAATTTTAGAAGAAGCTCATATTACATTACTAGCTGTCAATCCTGAATATCAAAATCAAGGGTTGGGTAAGTTGCTGTTTTATGGTTTACTGTATCTTGCTCATCAACAAGGATTAGAGCGGGCAACATTAGAAGTCAGAGTATCTAATCAAACAGCTTTGTATCTCTATAAAAAATTTGGATTTCAGGAGGTGGGTAAGCGTCGCCGCTACTACCAAGATACTGGTGAAGATGCTGTAATTTTATGGCGTAATCATTTAGCAACTGCTGAATTCAACAAAATATTAATGGCATGGCAGCAAGAAATTAAGGCGAATTTGGATACTAAAGGCTGGAATTTATTAATTGCAGATCCCCGCTTCCAAAACAATAAAGAATTTTAG
- a CDS encoding ATP-dependent Clp protease ATP-binding subunit: MFERFTEKAIKVIMLAQEEARRLGHNFVGTEQILLGLIGEGTGVAAKVLKSMGVNLKDARIEVEKIIGRGSGFVAVEIPFTPRAKRVLELSLEEARQLGHNYIGTEHLLLGLIREGEGVAARVLENLGVDLSKVRTQVIRMLGETAEVGAGASSQGRTKTPTLDEFGSNLTQMAADGKLDPVVGRSKEIERVIQILGRRTKNNPVLIGEPGVGKTAIAEGLAQRIANNDIPDILEEKRVVTLDIGLLVAGTKYRGEFEERLKKIMDEIRQAGNVILVIDEVHTLIGAGAAEGAIDAANILKPALARGELQCIGATTLDEYRKHIERDAALERRFQPVMVGEPTVDETIEILHGLRERYEQHHKLKISDLALEAAAKLSDRYISDRFLPDKAIDLVDEAGSRVRLINSQLPAAAKELDKELRKVLKEKDEAVRSQDFDRAGELRDREMEIKAEIRSIAQTKKSDPKSSDEASPVVTEEDIAQIVASWTGVPVNKLTESESEKLLHMEDTLHQRLIGQEDAVKAVSRAIRRARVGLKNPNRPIASFIFSGPTGVGKTELAKSLASYFFGSEEAMIRLDMSEYMERHTVSKLIGSPPGYVGYNEGGQLTEAVRRRPYTVILFDEIEKAHPDVFNMLLQILEDGRLTDAKGRTVDFKNTLLIMTSNIGSKVIEKGGGGLGFEFSENKTESQYNRIRSLVNEELKNYFRPEFLNRLDEIIVFHQLTRDEVKEIADIMLKELFKRLNDQGMSLEVTERFKDRLVQEGYSPAYGARPLRRAIMRLLEDVLAEEILSGRLKDGNAAVVDVGEDGQVKVELGQKREVLPLPQAVE; this comes from the coding sequence ATGTTTGAACGCTTTACAGAAAAAGCCATTAAGGTAATCATGCTGGCTCAGGAAGAAGCACGTCGCCTGGGTCATAATTTTGTCGGTACAGAGCAAATTCTCCTGGGTCTGATCGGGGAAGGAACTGGTGTAGCCGCCAAAGTTTTAAAATCTATGGGTGTCAATCTTAAAGATGCCCGAATTGAAGTAGAAAAAATTATAGGTCGAGGCTCTGGTTTCGTGGCGGTGGAAATTCCCTTCACCCCAAGAGCCAAGCGCGTTCTAGAGTTATCCTTAGAAGAAGCACGTCAACTAGGGCATAACTACATTGGCACCGAACACCTGCTTCTGGGGCTAATTCGAGAAGGGGAAGGCGTAGCTGCCAGAGTATTAGAAAATCTAGGCGTTGACCTTTCTAAGGTACGGACGCAAGTGATTCGGATGCTCGGCGAAACGGCAGAGGTAGGCGCTGGTGCGAGTAGCCAAGGTAGAACAAAGACTCCAACCCTGGACGAATTTGGCTCTAACCTCACCCAGATGGCAGCAGACGGTAAGCTTGACCCTGTGGTGGGACGGAGTAAAGAAATTGAACGGGTGATCCAAATTTTGGGTCGTCGTACTAAGAATAATCCAGTGTTGATTGGGGAACCAGGAGTTGGTAAAACTGCGATCGCAGAAGGTTTAGCCCAACGCATCGCTAACAACGATATTCCTGACATCCTAGAAGAAAAACGAGTCGTCACCTTAGATATTGGTTTGTTAGTAGCTGGAACCAAATATCGCGGTGAATTTGAAGAACGACTCAAGAAAATTATGGATGAAATTCGTCAAGCTGGAAATGTCATTCTAGTAATTGACGAAGTACATACATTAATTGGTGCTGGTGCAGCAGAAGGCGCAATTGATGCAGCCAACATTCTCAAACCAGCTTTAGCTAGAGGTGAGTTGCAGTGTATTGGCGCAACCACCCTGGATGAGTACCGCAAGCATATTGAACGGGATGCTGCTTTAGAACGTCGCTTCCAGCCTGTAATGGTGGGTGAACCAACAGTTGATGAAACTATTGAAATCCTGCACGGGTTGCGCGAACGTTACGAGCAACACCACAAGCTGAAGATTTCTGATCTCGCGTTAGAAGCAGCAGCGAAACTATCAGATCGTTATATTTCTGATCGCTTCTTACCAGATAAGGCAATTGACTTAGTTGATGAAGCTGGTTCGCGGGTGCGTTTGATTAACTCTCAGCTACCTGCGGCTGCGAAGGAATTAGATAAGGAACTGCGTAAGGTTCTTAAAGAAAAAGACGAAGCTGTAAGGTCGCAAGACTTTGATCGGGCTGGTGAATTGCGCGATCGCGAAATGGAAATCAAAGCCGAAATCCGTTCAATCGCTCAAACCAAGAAGTCAGATCCTAAGAGTAGCGATGAAGCTTCACCAGTAGTCACAGAAGAAGATATTGCTCAAATTGTCGCTTCTTGGACTGGTGTACCTGTCAACAAGCTGACGGAATCTGAATCCGAAAAACTGCTGCACATGGAAGATACCCTCCACCAGCGTTTGATCGGTCAAGAAGACGCTGTTAAGGCAGTCTCCCGTGCTATTCGTCGCGCTCGTGTTGGTCTGAAAAACCCCAACAGACCGATTGCAAGCTTTATCTTCTCAGGTCCAACTGGGGTTGGTAAGACAGAACTTGCTAAATCTCTCGCGTCTTACTTCTTCGGTTCAGAAGAAGCAATGATTCGCTTGGATATGTCCGAATACATGGAGCGCCATACAGTTTCTAAGCTGATTGGTTCGCCTCCAGGTTATGTCGGTTACAACGAAGGCGGTCAGTTAACCGAAGCAGTGCGTCGTCGTCCTTATACCGTGATCCTGTTCGATGAAATCGAAAAAGCTCACCCCGATGTCTTCAATATGTTGCTGCAAATCTTAGAAGATGGGCGGTTAACTGACGCAAAGGGTCGCACGGTAGACTTCAAGAATACCTTGCTGATTATGACTTCTAACATCGGTTCTAAGGTGATTGAAAAAGGTGGCGGCGGTCTTGGTTTCGAGTTCAGTGAAAATAAAACTGAATCTCAGTACAACCGGATTCGCTCTTTGGTCAACGAAGAACTCAAGAATTACTTCCGTCCAGAATTCCTCAATCGTCTTGACGAAATCATCGTCTTCCATCAACTAACGAGAGATGAGGTGAAGGAAATCGCCGACATCATGCTCAAAGAGTTGTTCAAACGCTTAAATGATCAGGGAATGTCTTTGGAAGTAACCGAACGGTTTAAGGATCGTTTAGTACAAGAAGGTTACAGCCCTGCTTATGGTGCTAGACCACTGCGTAGAGCAATTATGCGTCTCTTGGAAGATGTGCTGGCTGAGGAAATCCTCTCTGGTCGCCTTAAAGATGGGAACGCAGCAGTTGTTGACGTTGGTGAAGATGGTCAAGTGAAGGTGGAGTTAGGTCAGAAACGAGAAGTACTACCACTTCCCCAAGCTGTTGAGTAA